Part of the Candidatus Buchananbacteria bacterium CG10_big_fil_rev_8_21_14_0_10_42_9 genome, TTAAGAGTTTACGGCAAGCCGATTATTTTTTCTCCTGGCGGGGAAGGAAAAGATGAAAATCAAGGTTATGATGCTTTTATTCCGTTAATTGATTCGGGCATTTCGCTTTATGTTTGGTCTAGTGCTAAATTTATATCAGTTATAATTTATACCTGTAAAGAGTTTGATGAAAGCGGAGCGATTGACGGTACTAAGGCTTTTTTTAAGATGGATAGAATTGAGCATCAAGCTTTTTAACAATTAAAAACACCCCGCCTGAACGGGGTGTTTTAACTTTGTTGCCTTATGCGTCTGGGAGTGAGTCAAAATTGGTTTTAAACTCTTCGTACCACTTGTGTTGTTCTTCTTGGCTTAGCTTCATCATCTCTTCCATCGCTGTTTTATGTGCGGCGTCGCCCGCTTGCACTAATTCCATCGCATGCTTTTTTGAATTTTCACCCATTTCTTCAGGTGTGGTGCCTGTAATTTCAGCGTCGCACGCCCCTTTAAGGTTTTGGCAAGTTGTTTTTTTCATAATTTATAGTTAATCAACTATTCAACAATGAGTGTTCCAACCATACCGAATTGGCGATGCTGGCCGACACTACAATAATACTCAAATGTTCCAGCCTCGTTGGCAACAAAAGTAACTGAACTTTTACCGCCAGTATTTACCTGCTCGGTGCGCGCATTAAACTCATCAACTACCCAGTCATGAAAACCACTTTCGCTTTGGAAATTAATTGTTACAGTGTCGCCTTTTTGCACTTTAATTTCCTTGGCACTAAATTCAAAGTTTTTACCACTCACCTCAAACACTTTTGCCTGAGTGTCGGCTGGTCCAGCTGTTGCGGGGTCACTGCTCCCTGTATTTATGTTGTTGCTGGTGTCGTTTGTCGGCGTGGCTTTACCAGTATTGGCATTAATGTTTTGGATTGGTGTTTGATTTGTGTCAGTCACATTCGTGTTTTTGTTAACATTTGTAGCGGCAGTGCAGCCAGCTAAGACTATGGCCATGACCGGCAAGGCAAATGAAACTCGCAAATTGGTTTTCTTCATAGAAATATTAAATAATTAATTATTTTAGAATAGTCATTATATATAAAAAAGATTTTTTGGTCAATGAATTTTGTTACCTCGCTAAATTTTAATTAAAATACTATAATAAAAATGTGCCTAAAACTAAGAGAAATAGCATATTCGTAGGGACAACTATAATAGTTGTGGCCGTTTTGGGTTACCTGTTTTTTGTGCGTTCGGCTGATAAATTAGGTGAAAACGGCGCACTTAATCCGATTAAAATTACGCACGAAATTGAGCAAGGAGAGGCGGTGTTACTAGATGTGAGAACGCCTGAGGAATTAATTGAAGAGGGCAAAGCCATAAACGCATTTCACTTTGATGTGGCGCGCTTAAAGTCAGGTGAATTGCCCGATATTTCTAAAGACAAAACGATTTATACCTACTGCCGTTCGGGCGCAAGGGCAGACGACGCTAAAAAGATTTTAGAATCAAACGGGTTTTCAAGCGTAATTAATATTGGCGGATTAAGGGATTGGCTTTCAGCCGGCGGTAAAATAGAAAGTTACATAGTTAATTAAGATATTTAAAGCCGCAAAAAACCCCGTCACAAAACGGGGCTTTATTTTCAATAATAAAGTGTGGAAAGCGGGGCTGTGTCAAAAAATTCTGACCTGTCTGAGCTCTCCGTCGAAACTGCGGCTCTTTCATGTACGTTCATGAGCCTTGAAGTGTAGCGAGCCTGGGCTTGGTCATAAGATTACCCTGTCGCTAAAGCTTCTTTTTATTTTCATTTCAAACTTCTGCATCAGCAAGGCCTGTGCAGCCCCGCTTAGCATGGAATCATAACTTAGGTTAAAAACGTTGTCAAGAAGAAAGTGAGCAAAATTACAATAAAAAAGTGATTTCTCTAAAGCAAAAAGACTGCGGTTTAGCGGGTTGGCTTAACCACAGTCTTAAAGAACTTTTGTAAGACTCCTTGAAGACCACACGGCGCAACGTAGTGTCCAAAGAGTCTTGCAAAAGACCTTTAGTAACAGTTTTCCCCAAAACTTTGCGACGGCGCTTAAACGCGACGGCGATTAGGTTAGGGAAGTGAATAAAGTAATTTTTTAATGCTCTTTTATTATATGCGACGGCGCAATTTTTTGCGACGGCTTTATTTCTACTTTAATCATAGCATTTTAAATGGCTTTGTCAAGATATTTATTGACTCTTTTGGAAATATAAAGTAACAATCGA contains:
- a CDS encoding DUF1059 domain-containing protein — translated: MKKTTCQNLKGACDAEITGTTPEEMGENSKKHAMELVQAGDAAHKTAMEEMMKLSQEEQHKWYEEFKTNFDSLPDA
- a CDS encoding rhodanese-like domain-containing protein, coding for MAVLGYLFFVRSADKLGENGALNPIKITHEIEQGEAVLLDVRTPEELIEEGKAINAFHFDVARLKSGELPDISKDKTIYTYCRSGARADDAKKILESNGFSSVINIGGLRDWLSAGGKIESYIVN